One part of the Lytechinus pictus isolate F3 Inbred chromosome 3, Lp3.0, whole genome shotgun sequence genome encodes these proteins:
- the LOC129255898 gene encoding uncharacterized protein LOC129255898, translated as MVWRSGKRRRMGFSIRGTAFRLILLLVVVLQFSSYPCDASSSKANEKWIAFAKHLRKKPITAQDLIDRVKRQAADVTPVPPEIVRFHVESRIAVRFASTTIRAYIRNPASDRQSVSFDLLLPLNSYITDFNMNVDGERYQGYAIDRCLVSDLSQPADVSISSLEKMEYTTGGQQTRNLFTVTVDTVPRGNVQLMIQYQELLERQNGWYTQRISVRPSQSVYDFRIYSTVTEPQGIERSEAGIDTRSYTESVSSLLTDSMAGLHRSTASNDRGKVYDLGGHLRNTRTSGTGTTQCQIDYRPTQQQQDGYMNRYNIPGIYGDFIIRYDIAHPPGVGEVQTSGTNFIHRFAPANFGAVNKRVVFVLDFSASMYGNKIKQTKEAMYTILDEMNDRDHFNILPFSDYVYDDWNRGRMVDVNPYNINHAKHFIRELDIQRGTNLNDALLEGLSLLETTGSMNSTISNPMVCILFVLTDGKPSVGVTSLSAIERNVRNANDQRCSIVTLGFGKLVNYNFLVRLALQNRGMARRIYEDSSAPGQLRGVYSEVATPLLFNIVVEYLNNAVRPGSTSATTFPNYFNGSELAVSGILSSDDLRYLPIKITAVGADGVTTFKEDVNLRNARLSLMQNPQTVNDHTIPSNFVERTYAFMTLRELFNRYRLADDAVERRSIAERARVISRRYNLLTPLMSMVLSRVADPGEEGDDWVSVTRIVESRPSGFEWSMVGPSFGRVGEMAAGIGGANCDPRPVEPPPTRPRTRPPPTTTEPPPTNPPRTWPPRTWPPRTWPPRPTTTEAPRTRPPPRTWPPRTRPTTTEAPRTWPPRTLPPRTRPTTTEAPRTRPPPRTWPPRTRPTTTEAPRTRPPPRTWPPRTWPPRTRPTTTEAPRTRPPPRTWPPITWPPRPRYTTTEAPRTRPPPRTWPPRPRSTTTEAPRTRPQPRTTTNAPAVRRVDNPIVLRRYNVESDTTERYARTKVEAEYENVDYEDHPIEFSQQIPSGAYVSDFYVDIDGERYRGVVQNIRDGRWRDVFATSSSGQVLAVLARRDPTKDAFVMQLPEVRPNGRATFVLTYDELLKRVRGQYEQRINIAPHQLVEDLGIDVQVTEPQRIREMTAEYDGDTRTGRHTLNLATGITQDSDTRSQFRFYPTVYDQSYYNENGLDGDIVIKYDVERTPDGSHLQVQDNHFVHFFSPSELDALKKQIVFVIDVSASMYGTKLSQTKEALKTMLDRLNPRDYFSIITFSDGVRYWKGNSRLAPAIPRYIEEAKSYVDSLRDDSETNLNEAILRADELLDSETVYNRPGDEYLSMIILLTDGIPSVGVTDPQEILDNAREAIAGEHSLYTLGFGRLADFDLLVKLAYENNGIARMIYEDSSATEQLRDFYLELYRPLLFDVSMEYPGGVVNPDTLTERRFPVYFDGSELVIAGRLDDNPPSNYLRGVIDSISTDGPDQTRVNSDIRRTSPELSYHRTVPNVVERIWVMKRLEDLIDMYARSRDPIERDDIAERIIVLAKRYNLVTPLTPLALRHPRTGDVIDGSNSDDVPLPGYSLANSARDLLKEAIGKNGPTTAPVKLQDAPLAMENDENINIVLFNVMSLIILRYAITTVEVEMQNEGRVPGHAVFKQKLPEDAFISNLTITVNGEVYTSEVTDPQDTAGLGLGKLEIGRSGGILSPLGDLENNLLVIAVPVEPGERAYFRLTYERKLPRRLGLYEQKIGIFPEQVVEVMNLDTIIIEPQGLSRLDSYLLDQSDASNPISLARSVQKRNSNRWEVHYSPRAREQMGVSPMGIMADYTVQYDVTHGNDAGDIQVLNDYFVQYFSPSGLSVLRKNIIFVIDISGSMSGTKLSQVKDALSTILDDMSETDKFNILPFSDDVHFLERSGMLYSTKENVRRAKRFVMGLQEMDNTNLHKAIISGVEMLRTESEQDPQDEEIVSMLIVLTDGNPNHGEIDKTIIERNVHEAINGDFSLFCIGFGADADYPFLRRLSLQNHGIARRIPERADAGEHLENFYYEVATPLLRDIEFRYSRGIEPNSLSDRTFSNYFNGSELTVVGKLLPNSPYDTLNSYVYGRTTNDPVTLRGHGNIQVPSRALIGEDVPEDIIERIWAYHIIQSLKNEQALAEESPDYSMIGDSEIKDKSVQYRFFNPSTALLISRDDQGSRRVNPFGMRVITSPLPRTARKTLSRNYTVIPPAPIPAPEPLSAGFTIAVPKVEITVCLDEDPQDNDVIALLEDPLQGIFVNGRIVGDTVSGRFGDRDRTYIGEIAIVLNSPQPSRHRLKFNSGGIAVDSSRPLRWGITSAYTFGAHSLEVNGLHVVVSLANGARFEIMSKRLDSNTDRHRPDAFTFNVLDNTGLTSSVDGIIGRFQHASVMLDQPNQQLSSRSSAGCGLSLSRSRAVSVNLTWRKNGLAGARDVCEALGSDTLSNNINGLQYTDFRRASLYSTV; from the exons ATGGTGTGGAGATCTGGAAAACGAAGAAGGATGGGGTTCTCGATAAGGGGCACCGCCTTTCGCCTGATTTTGCTCTTGGTTGTTGTTCTCCAGTTTTCCTCTTACCCCTGCGATGCATCATCCTCCAAAGCTAATGAAAAATGGATCGCCTTCGCGAAACATCTGAGGAAGAAGCCGATTACAGCG caAGATCTGATAGACCGAGTCAAGAGACAAGCAGCTGATGTG ACTCCAGTCCCTCCTGAGATAGTCCGATTCCATGTCGAGTCTCGGATAGCCGTTCGGTTTGCCAGTACAACGATCCGAGCCTACATCCGAAATCCGGCATCAGACAGACAAAGCGTCTCATTCGATCTGCTGCTCCCACTTAACTCATACATCACCGATTTCAATAT GAATGTCGATGGGGAACGATACCAGGGTTATGCTATCGATAGATGTCTAGTCAGCGATCTATCGCAACCGGCAGACGTATCGATATCAAGTCTAGAGAAGATGGAATATACTACTGG TGGACAACAAACCAGGAACCTGTTCACCGTGACTGTGGATACTGTCCCTCGAGGTAACGTCCAGCTTATGATACAGTACCAGGAACTACTGGAACGCCAAAATGGTTGGTACACACAGAGGATCAGCGTTAGACCAAGTCAG AGTGTGTATGACTTCCGCATCTACTCCACAGTGACTGAGCCTCAAGGTATCGAACGATCGGAGGCCGGTATCGATACTAGATCTTACACCGAGTCTGTTTCATCTCTGCTCACTGACAGTATGGCAGGTCTCCACCGATCGA cTGCCAGTAATGACAGAGGTAAGGTCTACGACCTCGGTGGTCATCTCAGAAACACACGGACATCGGGAACCGGGACGACGCAATGTCAGATCGACTACCGCCCAACCCAACAGCAGCAGGATGGCTACATGAACCGTTACAATATTCCTGGTATCTACGGAGATTTCATCATCCGGTATGACATCGCTCATCCTCCAGGTGTGGGGGAGGTGCAG ACCTCGGGAACCAACTTCATCCATCGTTTCGCACCTGCCAACTTTGGAGCTGTGAACAAAAGAGTGGTGTTCGTCCTAGATTTCAGTGCTTCCATGTACGGGAATAAGATCAAACAGACCAAAGAGGCGATGTATACCATTCTCGACGAGATGAACGATCGCGATCATTTCAATATCTTGCCCTTTTCCGATTACGTGTACGATGATTGGAACCGCGGACGAATGGTTGATGTGAACCCATACAACATCAACCATGCCAAGCACTTCATTCGCGAACTAGACATTCAAAGAG GGACCAACCTGAACGATGCCCTGTTAGAGGGTCTCAGTCTCCTTGAAACCACTGGCTCCATGAACTCGACCATTTCCAACCCAATGGTATGCATCCTATTCGTGCTAACGGACGGGAAACCATCCGTTGGTGTGACGAGTCTCTCCGCTATCGAACGTAACGTCCGTAACGCCAATGACCAGCGGTGTTCTATAGTGACCCTTGGGTTCGGCAAGCTGGTGAACTATAATTTCTTGGTGCGACTAGCCCTTCAGAACCGTGGTATGGCTAGGAGGATTTATGAAGACTCGTCTGCTCCCGGACAATTACGTG GCGTCTACAGCGAGGTTGCCACGCCCCTGCTCTTCAACATTGTTGTGGAATACCTCAACAATGCCGTGCGACCCGGAAGCACTTCAGCCACAACCTTTCCGAACTATTTCAACGGTTCCGAACTCGCCGTCTCGGGAATACTCAGTTCCGATGATCTCCGATATTTGCCGATCAAGATTACCGCTGTTGGTGCTGATGGCGTCACCACCTTTAAAGAGGATGTCAATTTGAGG AATGCAAGACTTTCGCTTATGCAG AATCCTCAAACAGTCAACGACCATACCATCCCTTCGAACTTCGTTGAGAGGACGTACGCATTCATGACATTGCGAGAGTTGTTCAATAGGTACCGTCTAGCGGATGACGCAGTGGAGCGACGCTCCATAGCCGAGCGTGCCCGTGTCATATCACGTCGTTATAACTTACTGACACCTTTGATGAGCATGGTTCTTTCCCGCGTAGCGGATCCTGGTGAAGAGGGCGATGATTGGGTGTCTGTGACAAGGATTGTCGAGTCTAGACCTAGCGGCTTCGAATGGTCTATGGTTGGACCGTCGTTCGGGAGGGTCGGAGAGATGGCGGCAGGTATAGGTGGAGCGAATTGCGACCCTCGTCCTGTAGAGCCTCCACCAACCAGACCTCGTACAAGGCCACCTCCAACTACAACAGAACCGCCCCCAACTAACCCACCAAGGACTTGGCCACCGAGAACATGGCCTCCGAGGACTTGGCCACCAAGGCCGACCACAACGGAAGCACCAAGAACAAGGCCACCGCCGAGGACTTGGCCACCGCGAACCAGGCCAACTACAACAGAAGCACCAAGAACATGGCCACCAAGGACTTTGCCACCGCGAACCAGGCCAACTACAACAGAAGCACCAAGAACAAGGCCACCGCCGAGGACTTGGCCACCGCGAACCAGGCCAACTACAACAGAAGCACCAAGAACAAGACCACCACCAAGAACGTGGCCACCAAGGACTTGGCCACCCAGAACTAGGCCAACTACAACAGAAGCGCCAAGAACAAGACCCCCACCAAGAACATGGCCACCAATAACTTGGCCACCTAGACCCAGGTATACTACAACAGAAGCGCCAAGAACGAGACCACCACCAAGAACTTGGCCACCTAGACCCAGGTCTACTACAACAGAAGCGCCAAGAACGAGACCACAACCAAGAACTACGACCAATGCCCCTGCAGTCCGCCGAGTC GACAATCCAATAGTTTTAAGGAGATATAACGTGGAGTCAGACACAACTGAACGGTATGCACGGACAAAAGTCGAGGCCGAGTATGAGAACGTTGACTATGAAGACCATCCTATCGAGTTCAGCCAACAAATACCAAGTGGTGCCTACGTATCTGACTTTTATGT tgaCATTGATGGAGAGCGTTACCGCGGTGTTGTTCAGAATATCCGTGATGGCCGTTGGCGTGATGTCTTTGCTACCAGTAGCAGCGGTCAGGTCCTGGCTGTGCTTGCAAGAAG GGACCCGACGAAAGATGCGTTTGTGATGCAGTTGCCAGAGGTTCGACCCAATGGACGGGCAACCTTCGTCTTGACTTACGATGAACTCTTGAAACGAGTCAGAGGGCAGTATGAGCAACGAATCAACATCGCACCTCATCAG CTCGTAGAAGATCTGGGCATCGACGTACAGGTGACCGAGCCCCAGAGGATCCGCGAGATGACCGCAGAGTATGACGGTGACACGCGGACTGGAAGACACACCCTGAACCTTGCCACGGGGATTACGCAGGATTCAGATACAAGGTCCCAGTTCAGGTTCTACCCGACGGTCTATGATCAGTCGTACTACAATGAGAATGGCCTGGATGGGGATATCGTGATCAAGTACGATGTCGAGCGTACTCCGGACGGAAGTCATCTACAG GTACAAGACAACCACTTCGTGCACTTCTTCTCACCATCCGAACTGGACGCTCTGAAGAAGCAGATAGTGTTCGTCATCGATGTCAGTGCTTCCATGTACGGAACCAAACTGAGCCAGACCAAAGAAGCTCTCAAGACCATGTTAGACCGTCTCAACCCCAGAGATTACTTCAGCATCATCACATTCTCTGATGGGGTTAGGTACTGGAAAGGGAATAGTAGGTTGGCACCGGCCATTCCACGCTATATTGAAGAGGCTAAATCCTACGTCGATAGCCTCAGGGATGACTCTG AAACGAACCTCAACGAGGCTATTCTGAGAGCGGATGAGCTCCTAGACAGCGAGACTGTGTACAACAGACCGGGTGACGAATATCTCAGTATGATCATTCTTCTGACCGACGGCATCCCTTCGGTGGGCGTCACAGATCCTCAAGAGATCCTCGACAACGCCCGGGAGGCTATCGCTGGGGAGCATTCCCTCTACACGCTTGGGTTCGGTCGACTGGCAGATTTCGATCTTCTTGTCAAGCTGGCTTACGAGAACAATGGAATTGCCAGGATGATCTACGAAGACTCCAGTGCCACAGAACAGCTTCGTGATTTCTATCTAGAGCTGTATCGACCGCTCTTGTTCGATGTGTCCATGGA GTATCCAGGCGGAGTGGTCAACCCTGACACCCTGACAGAGAGGCGCTTTCCTGTCTACTTCGATGGATCGGAGCTTGTGATAGCCGGGAGACTCGACGACAATCCACCATCAAACTATCTTAGAGGGGTGATAGATTCAATATCTACTGACGGACCCGACCAGACCAGAGTCAATTCAGATATCAGG AGAACTTCTCCGGAACTGTCTTACCATCGGACGGTACCAAACGTGGTTGAACGCATCTGGGTGATGAAACGGCTTGAGGATCTGATCGACATGTACGCAAGGAGCAGGGATCCCATCGAACGTGACGACATTGCAGAGCGTATCATCGTCCTTGCCAAGCGATATAACTTGGTAACCCCgcttactccattggctctgaGACACCCAAGAACGGGAGACGTGATCGACGGAAGCAATAGCGACGATGTTCCACTTCCGGGTTACAGTTTGGCCAACAGTGCCAGAGATCTGTTGAAAGAAGCAATAG gcaaGAATGGACCGACCACAGCTCCTGTAAAATTGCAAGATGCCCCGCTAGCAATGGAAAACGAT gaaaatatcaatattgttcTTTTCAACGTAATGTCTTTGATCATCCTACGTTATGCAATAACGACTGTCGAGGTCGAAATGCAGAATGAAGGAAGGGTTCCAGGGCATGCGGTCTTCAAACAAAAACTTCCAGAAGATGCCTTCATCTCTAATCTCACAAT AACGGTTAACGGAGAGGTGTATACCAGTGAAGTGACCGACCCACAAGATACTGCCGGACTGGGGCTGGGAAAACTAGAGATAGGAAGAAGTGGAGGAATTCTCTCACCATT GGGTGATCTTGAGAACAATCTTCTGGTGATAGCTGTTCCAGTTGAACCAGGTGAGAGGGCGTACTTCCGGCTGACCTACGAACGAAAGTTACCAAGACGCCTTGGATTGTACGAGCAGAAGATCGGGATCTTCCCAGAACAG GTAGTTGAAGTGATGAACCTGGACACCATCATCATCGAACCTCAAGGCCTATCTCGCCTGGACAGTTACCTCCTCGACCAGTCCGATGCATCCAATCCAATCTCACTGGCCCGTAGTGTCCAGAAACGTAACAGCAATCGATGGGAGGTTCATTACTCACCCAGGGCGCGAGAACAGATGGGTGTGTCCCCTATGGGGATCATGGCTGACTATACCGTGCAGTACGACGTCACCCACGGCAATGATGCCGGTGATATACAG GTCCTCAACGACTACTTCGTCCAGTACTTCTCGCCATCAGGTCTTTCGGTTCTCCGCAAGAACATCATCTTCGTCATCGACATCAGCGGCTCGATGTCGGGCACCAAACTGTCTCAGGTCAAGGATGCCTTGTCCACCATCTTGGATGATATGTCGGAGACGGACAAGTTCAATATCCTGCCCTTCTCCGATGATGTTCATTTCCTGGAGCGTTCTGGGATGCTCTATTCCACCAAGGAGAATGTACGCAGGGCGAAGAGATTCGTCATGGGTCTTCAGGAAATGGACA ACACCAACCTCCACAAGGCCATCATATCCGGAGTTGAGATGCTACGTACCGAGAGCGAGCAAGATCCACAAGACGAGGAAATCGTCTCCATGCTCATCGTCCTCACCGATGGCAACCCGAACCATGGCGAGATTGACAAAACAATCATCGAACGTAACGTCCACGAGGCGATCAATGGTGATTTCTCGCTCTTTTGTATCGGCTTCGGTGCTGATGCTGACTACCCTTTCTTGAGAAGACTGTCTTTGCAG AACCATGGTATCGCACGCCGGATTCCCGAACGCGCCGACGCCGGAGAACACCTCGAGAACTTCTACTACGAGGTGGCTACCCCTCTGCTCCGTGACATAGAATTCCGCTACTCTCGAGGAATCGAACCAAACTCACTCAGCGATCGTACCTTCTCAAACTACTTCAACGGATCCGAGTTGACGGTGGTGGGTAAACTCCTGCCCAATTCGCCGTATGATACACTCAACTCGTATGTTTACGGAAGGACCACTAACGATCCGGTTACTCTTAGAGGACATGGTAATATCCAG GTTCCCTCTCGTGCTCTGATTGGTGAAGATGTGCCGGAGGATATCATAGAGAGGATCTGGGCTTATCACATCATCCAATCCTTGAAGAATGAACAAGCTCTTGCAGAAGAATCACCAGATTACAGCATGATCGGGGATAGTGAAATCAAAGACAAGTCCGTCCAGTACAG ATTCTTCAACCCTTCTACTGCGTTGTTGATCAGTCGAGATGACCAGGGATCACGTCGGGTGAATCCATTTGGCATGAGAGTCATCACCTCACCATTGCCCCGTACCGCTCGAAAGACACTCTCCAGGAACTACACCGTCATCCCACCTGCTCCTATCCCTGCACCAGAACCTCTTTCTGCAG GATTCACCATAGCTGTACCAAAGGTTGAGATCACCGTGTGCTTAGACGAGGATCCTCAAGACAATGACGTCATTGCTCTATTAGAAGATCCATTGCAAG GTATCTTTGTGAATGGGCGAATCGTCGGGGACACTGTCTCTGGTCGATTCGGAGACAGAGATCGCACTTACATCGGCGAAATCGCCATTGTCCTCAACTCGCCCCAGCCATCCAGACATCGCCTCAAGTTCAACTCTGGTGGTATAGCCGTCGACTCCAGTCGTCCTTTGCGTTGGGGAATCACCTCTGCGTATACCTTTGGAGCTCACTCGCTGGAGGTCAATGGACTTCACGTGGTAGTGTCGCTGGCGAACGGTGCTAGGTTTGAGATAATGAGCAAACGACTGGATTCCAACACGGACAGACATCGGCCCGATGCCTTTACATTCAACGTTCTTGATAATACCGGCCTAACATCTTCTGTCGATGGTATCATAG GTCGCTTCCAACACGCCAGTGTGATGCTTGACCAACCCAACCAACAGCTCTCTTCAAGATCTTCAGCAGGGTGTGGCCTGTCTCTGTCCCGTAGCCGAGCCGTCAGCGTCAACTTAACTTGGCGGAAGAATGGCCTTGCTGGGGCACGCGATGTCTGTGAGGCACTTGGTAGCGATACGTTGTCGAACAACATAAACGGACTCCAGTATACTGATTTTAGACGCGCTAGTCTCTATTCGACCGTCTAG